TCGTAAACTTGAATGGGTTCTTCTTTGCCTTTTACTTTTACGCGGGGCATTCGATTGAGGGTGTATTTTCCGCCTAACAGCTCCATGGTCTCTTTGGAAATCAAAAAGGACTTCTTCAACAATTTACAAAGGGATTCGATACGAGAAGCAGTGTTGACCGCGTCTCCGATGACGGTATATTCTCTGTGAAGGTCGTTGCCGATATTGCCGGCAAAAACCTCTCCCGTGTGAATTCCGATTCCGATCGCGATCGGAGTTTTACCCTCCGACTTTCTCTGGAAGTTCCATTCGGAAAGACGTTTTTGCATAATCACACCGCATCCGACTGCGTTTCTCGCGTCCACTTCGGCGGACGGGGATGGATGAGGAGTTCCAAAGGTGGCCATTACGGCGTCTCCGATGTATTTGTCCAAAGTTCCGTTGTTTTCAAAAACGCATTCCATCATAATATTACGAAATTCTGATAGAAGTTCGCTGAGTTCCTTCGGATCCATATTCTCGGACATGGACGTAAAATTCCGAATGTCTAAAAAAAGGATACTTACCGTCTGACGATTTCCACTCTGAAGTGTTTTGGGATTTTCCATCATCTCATGAACGATCTTCGGGGAAAAATATCTGGAAAGTTCCGTCTTTTGTCCTTCAGCGATTCCGATTCTTCTCACCATGGAAACGGTTCGAAAAATACCCATTGCGATCACGATGGAAAAACAAAAATACAAAGTAGGTTTTCCGGTGATGATATCTTCTAACAAAACGGCGGGGCCGCTGACGTATTCGCCCCAGTGTTGCGCGTAGGTGAGTTTTCCGGAAGAAACGGCCAACCAAAGGATTGAGAAGTAGAAGAGATAAAAAAGAAAAAGGCCGATAAAGACGAAACGAATTCGAAATTGCAACAAGGAATAGATGATCGGGAAAAGATAGAACAAGTTGATCGGATTTTTCAGAGTGAAACCGTAATCCACGTTCGGAACCGTAAACGTATAAAAAAGAAGAATGAGGAGAATGAGAATGTATTCCGCGAACAGAGTGATGTAATTAAAAATGGAAATGATAGAATCCGGAAAGGCTCTGATCACGATCGTATGAGTGATTGTCAAAAAGAGATACACGGAAAAAGCGATCAAGTTCGTGGTTTTACTTCCCGCGTCCAAATTGGCGATCACCTGAATCGCAAAAAAGAACGCGATCAGATATCGGAAATAATTCGTAATAATGATCCCGTTCAATTCCTCTTTTTTTAGGACTTCCAAGACCGATTCCGGCATGGACTTTCGGTCCAAAATGTTCAGCGCGTTTTTGAAGGAACGAAATAGATTCACAAAGTTCAAGATAGAAATTTCGCGATTCGAAATCAATTCTTTCCGGAAGAAGCGGCTTCAATTGAAAAAAATTCTTTCATAAAAAAGGGATAGGGACAAAGTTTCCGGATATGTCGCGGGGGAAAACGGAAGAATGAGTCAAAAAATTGCGCTCGTCGCTGGTGCTACTGGTCTGATCGGAAATTATCTCTTGGAAGAATTGTCTCATTCCGGCGAATATTCAAAGGTCTACGCCATCGTTCGAAGACCCGGGTCCGTGACCGGTGCCGAGGAAATCGTCGCGGATTATGACACGTTATCCGCTACATCGATTCCAAAGGGAGTTTCGGACGTTTTTTGTAGTCTGGGAACTACGATTTCGAAAGCGGGAAGTCAGGAGAATTTTAGGAAAGTAGATTATGATTACGTTCTCAAACTCGCGAATCTCGCGAAGTCCGCGGGCGCCAAATCGTTTTTAGTCGTAAGCGCGCTCGGAGCCGACGTCAAATCGATGATTTTCTATAATCGAGTCAAACGGGAAATGGAAAGGGATTTGGAAAGTGTGGGTTTCGTTTTTACGGGAATCTTTCGTCCTTCTTTGTTGGTAGGGGAGCGAGAGGAAGTTCGTTTCGGAGAAACCGCAGGGCATTTATTATTTAAAGTTTTGAATCCTTTCCTTCTGGGAGGAACTCGAAAATACAGATCGATTCATGGACGGACTGTCGCGAAGGCGATGGTTACAATCGCCCAGAAAGAACCCGGCGGAGTTCGGATCTTGGAATCAGATCGAATCGAGTCCATCGGAAGCCAGTGATTTTTCCCTTTCTAAATTTTTAGAAAGAATCAAAAGTTCTTTCGAATTCGGTTCGATGACCTGAGCTAAAGAAAGAATTTTTTCTGCCTTAGACACGTTTCCGACTTTGAGATAAAGTTCCGCGAGTTGAATTAAGTTCGAAGGATGACCCGGATTTCGAAGTCGGATTCTTTCCGCCATATCGATTGCCTTTCCGTATTCCTGATTTTTCTTAAAACAAAAAGAAGCGAGATAGATCATATCTCCGTCGCCCGGATGATCCTCGATGTATTCGGTCAAAAGAGTTGCGGCTTGTTTGTAATCCTTTTTTCGAAAGTGAAGTCGGATGAGATCTCTTCGAATCTCGGCGGATTCCGGATGGAATTTGCCGGCCTCTTGTAAAGAAAGGATCGCCGAGTCGAAATTTTTATCTTTTACATGCGCTTTCGCTTTTCGTAAAAGATCGAGGCTTTCTTTACGAAGAGCTCTTGAAATCGAAGGTTCGCTCCGTCTATAAGAAATCTTTAATAGAGAAAAATCGTCGGTGAGTTTTCCCGTGGAAAGAATCGATTCGTAGATTTTTTCAAGTTTTCCAGTTCCGTTTTCGACGTGTTTCAAAAAAAGGGATTCGTCCTCATTTAGGATCCTAACGCCGTTTTCGGAATCGATTTCGATATCGTCCCTTCCATCCGAACCTAAGATCAAAACGTCTCCCTCCCGTAGCTGAAACGTACGAATTTGAAATTGATCGTCCGTAAAGGGGGTCCCTAATTTTCGAAAAAGTCCTGAAGTTTCGATAAACTCCGCTTTTCCGTCCCGATACAAAACGGACCACGGATGTTCGGCGTTGATATAATAGACCAAACCCGTTTTGTCGTCTATCAAGCCCATAACCAGAGAAACTAACATCGAACAGTCGAAACCTTCGAAAAGTCTATGGAGTTCTAAAAATGCGTTCTTTAGCCAGCGTTCAGCGTAGAGTTGTTTAACCGATTGAACGGCGATGGTTCTTTCCAAAATGGATTGGACGGCGGCTCCCAAAACGAGCGCTCCTCCGGCTCCTTGTAAGGACTTTCCCATTGCGTCGGCATTTAAGAATACAGTAAATTCCCTGTTTCTAAGTTGAACACTTTTTGCGATGCAGATATCTCCCCCGATGTCGTTTTCCTTTCCGTGAAAAACAAATGTCTTTTTCTGCTTCATTAGAAAATCGACATGTACCTTGTCTCCGGTGGACTTGTTCAAGCTCAATGGTTGAATCAAAAGAGAAGTAAGAAAATAATCTCCGTCCTGTTGCGATTTTAATTTTTCGACGATGTCCAAAGAATGTCTCAGTTCAGAGGTTTTTTCCTCCACGAGTTGTTGCAGATTGTCTCGGATCTTTCCGACCTCTGAGGTCGCCTTTTCGAAATTCTCCGCAAAACGGATGAATTCTCTATCGATCGAAAGAAGTGGAAGGGCGCCGCTTCCTCCCATCGCG
The Leptospira stimsonii DNA segment above includes these coding regions:
- a CDS encoding adenylate/guanylate cyclase domain-containing protein; translated protein: MNFVNLFRSFKNALNILDRKSMPESVLEVLKKEELNGIIITNYFRYLIAFFFAIQVIANLDAGSKTTNLIAFSVYLFLTITHTIVIRAFPDSIISIFNYITLFAEYILILLILLFYTFTVPNVDYGFTLKNPINLFYLFPIIYSLLQFRIRFVFIGLFLFYLFYFSILWLAVSSGKLTYAQHWGEYVSGPAVLLEDIITGKPTLYFCFSIVIAMGIFRTVSMVRRIGIAEGQKTELSRYFSPKIVHEMMENPKTLQSGNRQTVSILFLDIRNFTSMSENMDPKELSELLSEFRNIMMECVFENNGTLDKYIGDAVMATFGTPHPSPSAEVDARNAVGCGVIMQKRLSEWNFQRKSEGKTPIAIGIGIHTGEVFAGNIGNDLHREYTVIGDAVNTASRIESLCKLLKKSFLISKETMELLGGKYTLNRMPRVKVKGKEEPIQVYEVMWG
- a CDS encoding PP2C family protein-serine/threonine phosphatase; its protein translation is MVHKVFNFLFDLIYKKISYTFAVVVFALSGAYFGAFYAYIFGSAVIPEFTASNHSEVFLAFVFSTLFASIGHSIQYGILSPFSVPGLERQIQKINSSLRPDVTLRHKNTLELESLLKYLIQLPKHNMIASFGYAIFVFSTVAITHLWSQKPFWELAFVFIGWSTAVFVYCGFSYIITDYFTGQKRVEIKVILSKKNVRINKEFGIFSLKGKFIFLLTLILLSLTILSLFVSLGNSTPITIGLFIFMTFLEASLLTFLYFQSINMTLDQINLSANNLAMGGSGALPLLSIDREFIRFAENFEKATSEVGKIRDNLQQLVEEKTSELRHSLDIVEKLKSQQDGDYFLTSLLIQPLSLNKSTGDKVHVDFLMKQKKTFVFHGKENDIGGDICIAKSVQLRNREFTVFLNADAMGKSLQGAGGALVLGAAVQSILERTIAVQSVKQLYAERWLKNAFLELHRLFEGFDCSMLVSLVMGLIDDKTGLVYYINAEHPWSVLYRDGKAEFIETSGLFRKLGTPFTDDQFQIRTFQLREGDVLILGSDGRDDIEIDSENGVRILNEDESLFLKHVENGTGKLEKIYESILSTGKLTDDFSLLKISYRRSEPSISRALRKESLDLLRKAKAHVKDKNFDSAILSLQEAGKFHPESAEIRRDLIRLHFRKKDYKQAATLLTEYIEDHPGDGDMIYLASFCFKKNQEYGKAIDMAERIRLRNPGHPSNLIQLAELYLKVGNVSKAEKILSLAQVIEPNSKELLILSKNLEREKSLASDGLDSI
- a CDS encoding oxidoreductase; this translates as MSQKIALVAGATGLIGNYLLEELSHSGEYSKVYAIVRRPGSVTGAEEIVADYDTLSATSIPKGVSDVFCSLGTTISKAGSQENFRKVDYDYVLKLANLAKSAGAKSFLVVSALGADVKSMIFYNRVKREMERDLESVGFVFTGIFRPSLLVGEREEVRFGETAGHLLFKVLNPFLLGGTRKYRSIHGRTVAKAMVTIAQKEPGGVRILESDRIESIGSQ